The Lynx canadensis isolate LIC74 chromosome D1, mLynCan4.pri.v2, whole genome shotgun sequence genome has a segment encoding these proteins:
- the LOC115526300 gene encoding olfactory receptor 56B1-like, giving the protein MSASLKGSNSSKFQVSEFILMGLPGIHSWQHWLSLPLAILYLSAIGANILILVTICQDPALQQPMYSFLGILSVVDMGLATTIMPKILAIFWFDAKVISLPECFAQIYAIHCFVGMESGIFLCMAFDRYIAICHPLRYPSIVTKALILRATVLMVLRNSLFSLPVPVLAAQRNYCSRNEIEHCLCSNLGVTSLACDGRRPNSICQLVLAWLGMGSDLGLIILSYILILRSVLKLNSAEAASKALSTCSSHLILILFFYTVVVVISVIHLAETKVPLVPVLLNVLHNIIPPSLNPMVYALRTKELRAGFQKVFCLSLEKKTRHQRPSP; this is encoded by the coding sequence ATGTCTGCATCTCTGAAAGGCTCTAATAGCTCCAAGTTCCAGGTGTCTGAGTTCATCCTGATGGGACTCCCAGGCATTCACAGCTGGCAACACTGGCTCTCCTTACCATTGGCAATACTCTACCTCTCAGCAATTGGTGCTAATATCCTCATCCTCGTCACCATCTGCCAGGACCCTGCTCTTCAGCAGCCTATGTACTCTTTCCTAGGCATCCTCTCTGTGGTGGACATGGGCCTGGCCACCACCATCATGCCCAAGATCCTGGCCATCTTCTGGTTTGATGCGAAGGTCATCAGCCTTCCTGAGTGTTTTGCTCAGATCTATGCCATTCACTGCTTTGTGGGCATGGAGTCTGGCATCTTCCTCTGCATGGCTTTTGATAGATACATAGCTATTTGTCACCCTCTTCGCTACCCGTCAATTGTCACCAAGGCCTTAATCTTAAGAGCTACCGTGCTCATGGTACTAAGAAACAGTTTGTTTTCCCTTCCAGTGCCAGTGCTAGCAGCCCAGCGTAATTATTGTTCCAGGAACGAGATTGAGCACTGCCTGTGCTCTAACCTTGGGGTCACCAGCCTGGCTTGTGATGGCAGGAGGCCAAACAGCATCTGCCAATTGGTTCTGGCATGGCTTGGAATGGGGAGTGACCTCGGTCTTATAATATTGTCATACATTTTGATTCTGCGCTCTGTACTTAAACTGAATTCTGCTGAAGCTGCCTCCAAAGCTCTGAGCACTTGTAGCTCCCATCTGATCCTTATCCTATTCTTCTACACTGTTGTTGTAGTGATTTCAGTAATTCATCTGGCAGAAACTAAGGTCCCTTTGGTTCCAGTTCTACTCAATGTGCTGCACAACATCATCCCCCCTTCCCTCAACCCAATGGTTTATGCACTTAGGACTAAAGAACTTAGGGCAGGCTTCCAAAAGGTGTTTTGTTTGagcttagaaaagaaaacaaggcacCAGAGACCTTCTCCATGA